From a single Streptomyces liliifuscus genomic region:
- a CDS encoding 4-hydroxybenzoate 3-monooxygenase — protein MRTTVGIIGAGPAGLLLARLLHNAGIDSVVLESRDRAYVEHRQRAGILEQGTVDVLRAAGAGERMDREGLRHDGIELRFDRRRHRVDFPALTGGRSVMVYAQTEVCKDLIALQLKEGGPLLFEAEALAVEGADSDAPRVRFRHEGREEVLECSYVVGCDGFWGVARKAIPAELTRVFERTYPFGWLGILADVPPSHDELVYARHDRGFALLSMRSPVVSRLYLQVPEGADAADWGDDEIWDELERRFETGDGWRLERGPITQKSVTPMRSHVHEPMRYGRLFLAGDAAHIVPPTGAKGLNLAVGDVVTFARALAYEKETGSAERLDAYSETCLRRVWQAERFSYEMTTLLHRTADATPFEDRIQLARLARIAASRAAEQDLAEGYTGFPLE, from the coding sequence ATGCGTACCACCGTGGGGATCATCGGGGCCGGACCGGCCGGGCTGCTGCTGGCGCGGCTGCTGCACAACGCGGGGATCGACTCCGTCGTGCTGGAGAGCCGGGACCGGGCCTATGTGGAGCATCGGCAGCGGGCCGGGATCCTGGAGCAGGGCACCGTGGACGTGCTGCGGGCCGCGGGCGCCGGCGAGCGCATGGACCGTGAGGGGCTGCGGCACGACGGCATCGAGCTGCGGTTCGACCGGCGGCGGCACCGCGTCGACTTTCCCGCGCTGACCGGTGGGCGGTCCGTGATGGTCTACGCCCAGACCGAGGTGTGCAAGGACCTCATCGCGCTTCAGCTCAAGGAGGGCGGGCCGCTGCTCTTCGAGGCCGAGGCCCTCGCCGTGGAGGGGGCGGACAGCGACGCTCCGCGGGTGCGGTTTCGGCATGAAGGGCGTGAGGAGGTGTTGGAGTGCTCGTACGTGGTCGGGTGCGACGGGTTCTGGGGGGTCGCCCGCAAGGCCATTCCCGCCGAGCTCACCCGGGTCTTCGAGCGGACGTACCCGTTCGGGTGGCTCGGGATCCTCGCCGATGTGCCGCCCTCGCACGACGAGCTCGTCTACGCCCGGCACGACCGTGGCTTCGCCCTGCTGTCCATGCGGTCGCCCGTCGTCTCTCGGCTCTACCTCCAGGTGCCCGAGGGCGCGGATGCGGCGGACTGGGGGGATGACGAGATCTGGGACGAGCTGGAGCGGCGGTTCGAGACCGGGGACGGGTGGCGGCTGGAGCGGGGGCCCATCACGCAGAAGTCCGTCACACCCATGCGCAGCCATGTGCACGAGCCGATGCGGTACGGACGGCTCTTCCTGGCCGGTGACGCCGCTCACATCGTGCCGCCCACCGGTGCCAAGGGGCTGAACCTCGCGGTCGGTGACGTCGTCACCTTCGCGCGGGCTCTGGCGTACGAGAAGGAGACCGGGTCGGCCGAGCGGCTCGACGCGTACTCCGAGACCTGTCTGCGGCGGGTCTGGCAGGCCGAGCGGTTCTCGTACGAGATGACGACCCTGCTGCACCGCACGGCCGACGCGACGCCGTTCGAGGACCGGATCCAGCTCGCCCGGCTGGCGCGGATCGCCGCCTCACGGGCCGCCGAGCAGGACCTCGCCGAGGGATACACCGGCTTCCCGCTGGAGTGA
- a CDS encoding ABC transporter ATP-binding protein has protein sequence MTTMPLADRATTVAARASELSKVYGQGETQVVALDRVSVDFRQAEFTAIMGPSGSGKSTLMHCVAGLDSFSSGSVRIGDTELGSLKDKQLTKLRRDKIGFIFQAFNLLPTLTALENITLPMDIAGRKPDKAWLDNVIRMVGLADRLSHRPSELSGGQQQRVAVARALASRPDIIFGDEPTGNLDSRSGAEVLGFLRNSVRELGQTVVMVTHDPVAAAYADRVIFLADGRVVDEVHAPTADAVLDRMKQFDAKGRTS, from the coding sequence GTGACCACCATGCCCCTCGCCGACCGTGCCACCACGGTGGCAGCCCGCGCCTCGGAACTGTCCAAGGTCTACGGACAGGGGGAGACCCAGGTGGTCGCCCTGGACCGGGTCTCCGTCGACTTCCGTCAGGCCGAGTTCACCGCGATCATGGGCCCCTCCGGCTCCGGCAAGTCCACGCTGATGCACTGCGTGGCCGGCCTGGACAGCTTCTCCTCCGGATCGGTCCGCATCGGCGACACCGAACTCGGCTCCCTCAAGGACAAGCAGCTCACCAAGTTGCGCCGGGACAAGATCGGTTTCATCTTCCAGGCGTTCAACCTCCTTCCGACCCTCACGGCCCTGGAGAACATCACTCTTCCGATGGACATCGCGGGCCGCAAGCCGGACAAGGCGTGGCTCGACAACGTGATCCGGATGGTGGGCCTGGCCGACCGCCTCTCGCACCGCCCCTCCGAGCTCTCCGGCGGCCAGCAGCAGCGCGTCGCCGTGGCCCGCGCGCTGGCCTCCCGCCCGGACATCATCTTCGGCGACGAGCCGACCGGAAACCTCGACTCCCGCTCGGGCGCCGAAGTCCTCGGCTTCCTGCGCAACTCCGTACGCGAACTGGGCCAGACCGTCGTCATGGTGACCCACGACCCGGTCGCCGCCGCGTACGCCGACCGCGTCATCTTCCTGGCCGACGGCCGCGTGGTCGACGAGGTGCACGCCCCCACGGCGGACGCGGTCCTGGACCGCATGAAGCAGTTCGACGCCAAGGGTCGCACCAGCTAG
- a CDS encoding ABC transporter permease — MFRTALRNVLAHKARLLMTVLAVMLGVAFVSGTLVFTNTISDAYQKSSAKGFDQVDVAVQPESTKAEGDKLGKDPELTQALLDKAAKAPGAESAIGVVTGFTAIADKDGKLIGGGFQSQGGNYWGDKDPRYPLDSGKAPTGRNEVAIDAETAERAGYKVGDTIRISIDGPVLTPTITAVFTTDDGNVAAGGSLALFDTATAQQLFHKTGTYDEIDVKAAPGTSQTALRTSLDKVLPKDTVDTTTGRQLADDQAAMIESSMSGLKTGLLVFAGIALFVGTFIIANTFTMLVAQRTKELALLRAVGASRKQVTRSVLLEAFVVGTVAAVTGLIAGIGIGAGLRSLMGMLEATVPAGPLVITPGTIVTAFAVGILITMLAAWLPGRRAAKIPPVAAMSSVHATATTKSLVLRNTLGALFSAAGIAVVLFATTMSGSDGQAPMGLGAVVLIIGVFILTPLLSRPLIAAAAPVLRIFGVSGKLARQNSVRNPRRTAATASALMIGLTLITGMTVMAGSLQTSIDKMATAALKADYVVSMANMSSLSPDVEKKLDKVEGVTATSPLRNAPARIDDRTEYLTGVKGSTIGELTDLRVDNGSFKVGGTQVVVDDETAKDHGWKAGSTFTASFEDDKKQQLTISGIYEGNELIRGIMIDTATLAPHQADQADPADMQVMVKTSGGASDATKDGLEKALGSNPAIKVQDKQDVSNEIAQMFTLILNMLYGLLAMAVIVAVLGVINTLAMSVFERSQEIGMLRAIGLDRKGIKRMVRLESLVISLFGGVLGVGLGVFFGWAAGELLAGKMPTYELVLPWARMAVFLLLAATVGILAALWPARRAARLNMLTAIKSE, encoded by the coding sequence ATGTTCCGAACCGCCCTGCGCAACGTGCTGGCGCACAAGGCCAGGCTGCTGATGACCGTGCTCGCCGTGATGCTGGGCGTGGCGTTCGTCTCCGGCACCCTGGTCTTCACCAACACCATCTCCGACGCGTACCAGAAGAGCTCGGCGAAAGGCTTCGACCAGGTCGACGTCGCCGTCCAGCCGGAATCCACGAAGGCCGAGGGCGACAAGCTCGGCAAGGACCCGGAGCTCACCCAGGCGCTGCTGGACAAGGCCGCCAAGGCCCCCGGCGCCGAGTCGGCCATAGGCGTCGTCACCGGCTTCACCGCGATCGCCGACAAGGACGGCAAGCTGATCGGCGGCGGCTTCCAGTCGCAGGGCGGCAACTACTGGGGAGACAAGGACCCCCGCTACCCGCTCGACAGCGGCAAGGCCCCGACCGGCAGGAACGAGGTCGCGATCGACGCCGAAACGGCCGAGCGCGCCGGCTACAAGGTCGGCGACACCATCCGGATCTCGATCGACGGCCCGGTCCTCACCCCCACCATCACCGCCGTCTTCACCACGGACGACGGCAACGTCGCCGCCGGCGGCAGCCTCGCCCTCTTCGACACCGCCACCGCGCAACAGCTGTTCCACAAGACCGGCACGTACGACGAGATCGACGTGAAGGCCGCCCCGGGCACCAGCCAGACCGCCCTCCGGACGAGCCTCGACAAGGTCCTCCCGAAGGACACCGTCGACACCACGACGGGCCGGCAGCTCGCCGATGACCAGGCCGCCATGATCGAGTCGTCGATGAGCGGCCTCAAGACCGGCCTCCTGGTCTTCGCCGGCATCGCCCTGTTCGTCGGCACGTTCATCATCGCCAACACCTTCACCATGCTGGTCGCCCAGCGCACCAAGGAACTCGCGCTCCTGCGAGCGGTCGGCGCCTCGCGCAAGCAGGTCACACGCTCCGTACTCCTCGAAGCGTTCGTGGTCGGCACGGTCGCGGCCGTCACGGGACTGATCGCCGGCATCGGCATCGGCGCGGGCCTGCGCAGCCTGATGGGCATGCTGGAGGCGACCGTCCCGGCGGGCCCGCTGGTCATCACCCCGGGCACGATCGTCACGGCGTTCGCCGTCGGCATCCTCATCACGATGCTCGCCGCCTGGCTCCCGGGCCGCCGCGCCGCGAAGATCCCCCCGGTCGCGGCGATGAGCAGCGTGCACGCGACGGCGACGACCAAGTCGCTCGTCCTGCGCAACACCCTCGGCGCCCTGTTCTCCGCGGCGGGCATCGCGGTGGTCCTCTTCGCGACGACGATGAGCGGCTCGGACGGTCAGGCCCCGATGGGCCTGGGCGCGGTTGTGCTGATCATCGGCGTCTTCATCCTCACGCCCCTCCTCTCCCGCCCGCTGATCGCCGCCGCGGCCCCGGTCCTGCGCATCTTCGGCGTCTCGGGCAAGCTGGCCCGCCAGAACTCCGTACGCAACCCGCGCCGCACGGCCGCCACCGCCTCCGCGCTGATGATCGGCCTCACGCTCATCACGGGCATGACGGTGATGGCGGGCAGCCTGCAGACGTCGATCGACAAGATGGCCACCGCCGCGCTGAAGGCGGACTACGTGGTCTCGATGGCGAACATGAGCTCCCTCTCCCCCGACGTCGAGAAGAAGCTCGACAAGGTGGAGGGCGTCACCGCCACCAGCCCCCTGCGCAACGCGCCGGCCCGCATCGACGACCGGACCGAGTACCTGACGGGTGTGAAGGGCTCCACGATCGGCGAGCTGACCGACCTGAGGGTCGACAACGGCTCGTTCAAGGTCGGCGGCACGCAGGTCGTCGTGGACGACGAGACGGCCAAGGACCACGGCTGGAAGGCCGGTTCGACGTTCACGGCCTCGTTCGAGGACGACAAGAAGCAGCAGCTGACGATCTCCGGGATCTACGAGGGCAACGAACTCATCCGGGGCATCATGATCGACACCGCGACGCTCGCCCCGCACCAGGCGGACCAGGCGGACCCGGCCGACATGCAGGTCATGGTGAAGACGTCCGGCGGCGCGTCCGACGCGACCAAGGACGGTCTGGAGAAGGCGCTCGGCAGCAACCCGGCCATCAAGGTCCAGGACAAGCAGGACGTCTCCAACGAGATCGCGCAGATGTTCACGCTGATCCTGAACATGCTGTACGGCCTGCTGGCGATGGCGGTCATCGTCGCCGTCCTCGGCGTCATCAACACGCTCGCGATGTCGGTCTTCGAGCGCTCGCAGGAGATCGGCATGCTCCGCGCGATCGGCCTCGACCGCAAGGGCATCAAGCGGATGGTCCGTCTGGAGTCCCTGGTCATCTCGCTCTTCGGCGGCGTGCTCGGCGTGGGGCTGGGCGTGTTCTTCGGCTGGGCGGCCGGTGAGCTCCTGGCCGGCAAGATGCCGACGTACGAACTGGTCCTGCCCTGGGCCCGGATGGCCGTCTTCCTGCTCCTGGCGGCGACGGTCGGCATCCTGGCCGCCCTGTGGCCGGCCCGCCGCGCGGCGCGCCTGAACATGCTGACGGCGATCAAGTCGGAGTAG
- a CDS encoding SAM-dependent methyltransferase, translated as MQDAALRLKALMEQLLGAPLPVRIRAWDGSEAGPPESPVLVVRNRRALRRLLWKPGELGMARAWVAGDLTVDGDLYAVLDVMAGLVWERGEDARTLREALRDPEVRAAVWGLVRMAGPPLPPAPPREEVRRRSHLHTKRTDRRAISHHYDVGNDFYEIVLGPSMVYSCAYWDSPDGTLEDAQRDKLGLVARKLGLKPGMRLLDVGCGWGSMAIHAAREYGVSVVGVTLSQEQAAYARKRVAEEGLTDRIEIRVQDYRDVTDGPYDAISSIGMAEHVGSDRYLEYARDLFALLKPGGRLLNHQIGRRPWRDESGYEIDEFIDAYVFPDGELAPIGGTVGQLEAAGFEVRDVESIREHYGLTLRRWVTNLEAHWPDAVRLTSPGRARVWRLYMAASALAFERNRIGVNQVLAVRTPESGASGMPLRARTWNREQT; from the coding sequence ATGCAGGACGCGGCGCTGCGGCTGAAGGCGCTGATGGAGCAGTTGCTGGGAGCCCCGCTCCCGGTGCGCATTCGCGCCTGGGACGGCTCGGAGGCGGGCCCGCCCGAGAGCCCCGTACTCGTCGTACGGAACCGCCGGGCCCTGCGCCGACTGCTCTGGAAGCCTGGCGAACTGGGCATGGCCCGCGCCTGGGTGGCCGGAGACCTGACCGTGGACGGCGATCTGTACGCCGTCCTGGACGTCATGGCCGGGCTGGTGTGGGAGCGCGGCGAGGACGCCCGGACCCTGCGCGAGGCCCTGCGGGATCCCGAGGTGCGGGCCGCCGTGTGGGGGCTCGTGCGGATGGCGGGGCCGCCACTGCCCCCCGCCCCGCCCCGCGAGGAGGTACGCAGGCGCTCCCACCTGCACACCAAGCGCACCGACAGACGGGCGATCAGCCACCACTACGACGTCGGCAACGACTTCTACGAGATCGTCCTCGGACCGTCCATGGTCTACTCGTGCGCCTACTGGGACTCCCCGGACGGCACCCTGGAGGACGCCCAGCGCGACAAGCTCGGACTCGTCGCCCGCAAGCTCGGCCTGAAGCCGGGCATGCGCCTGCTCGACGTCGGCTGCGGCTGGGGTTCGATGGCCATCCACGCCGCCCGCGAGTACGGCGTGAGCGTCGTCGGCGTCACCCTGTCCCAGGAACAGGCCGCGTACGCCCGTAAGCGCGTCGCGGAAGAGGGGCTCACCGACCGGATCGAGATCCGCGTCCAGGACTACCGCGACGTCACCGACGGTCCGTACGACGCGATCTCCTCGATCGGCATGGCCGAGCATGTCGGCAGCGACCGCTATCTGGAGTACGCGCGGGATCTGTTCGCCCTTCTGAAACCGGGCGGGCGGCTCCTCAACCACCAGATCGGCCGTCGGCCGTGGCGCGACGAATCGGGGTACGAGATCGACGAGTTCATCGACGCGTACGTCTTCCCGGACGGCGAGCTCGCTCCGATCGGCGGGACCGTGGGCCAGTTGGAGGCGGCCGGGTTCGAGGTCCGTGACGTCGAGTCGATCCGCGAGCACTACGGGCTCACGCTGCGCCGCTGGGTCACCAACCTGGAGGCGCACTGGCCGGACGCGGTCCGGCTCACCAGCCCCGGCCGGGCCCGGGTCTGGCGGCTCTACATGGCCGCCTCCGCCCTTGCCTTCGAGCGGAACCGGATCGGGGTGAACCAGGTGCTGGCGGTGCGGACTCCCGAGTCGGGGGCGTCTGGGATGCCTCTTCGGGCTCGTACCTGGAATCGGGAGCAGACGTAG
- a CDS encoding NAD(P)/FAD-dependent oxidoreductase, translating to MSTTERPRILVVGGGYVGLYAARRILKKMRYGEATVTVVDPRSYMTYQPFLPEAAAGSISPRHVVVPLRRVLPKAEVLTGRVTTIDQDRKVATIAPLVGEAYELPFDYLVIAMGAVSRTFPIPGLAEQGIGMKGIEEAIGLRNHVLEQLDKADSTTDEDVRRKALTFVFVGGGFAGAETIGEVEDMARDAAKYYNNVSREDMRFILVDAADKILPEVGPKLGQYGKEHLEGRGVEVYLSTSMDSCVDGHVVLKNGLEVDSNTIVWTAGVKPNPVLSRFGLPLGPRGHVDTQTTLQVQGTDYIWAAGDNAQVPDLVGRKAGNENAWCPPNAQHALRQARVLGDNVISGMRGFPQKEYSHANKGAVAGLGLHKGVAMIVMGKMKIKLKGRLAWYMHRGYHGLAMPTWNRKIRVFADWTLAMFLKREVVSLGAMETPREEFYEAAKPAPAAAAAKAEPASAPSAAKTEEKAKAS from the coding sequence ATGAGCACCACGGAGCGTCCCAGGATCCTCGTAGTAGGCGGTGGGTACGTAGGCCTGTACGCAGCTCGGCGCATTCTCAAGAAGATGCGCTATGGCGAGGCGACCGTCACGGTCGTCGACCCCCGGTCGTACATGACCTACCAGCCCTTCCTCCCCGAAGCCGCCGCCGGCAGCATTTCGCCTCGGCACGTCGTCGTCCCGCTGCGACGCGTGCTGCCCAAGGCGGAAGTTCTGACCGGCCGGGTCACGACCATCGACCAGGACCGCAAGGTCGCCACGATCGCCCCCCTCGTGGGCGAGGCGTACGAGCTGCCTTTCGACTACCTCGTCATCGCGATGGGCGCGGTCTCGCGCACCTTCCCGATCCCCGGCCTCGCCGAGCAGGGCATCGGTATGAAGGGCATCGAGGAGGCCATCGGCCTGCGCAACCACGTGCTCGAGCAGCTGGACAAGGCCGACTCCACGACGGATGAGGACGTGCGGCGCAAGGCGCTCACCTTCGTCTTCGTCGGTGGTGGCTTCGCCGGTGCCGAGACCATCGGTGAGGTCGAGGACATGGCCCGGGACGCGGCCAAGTACTACAACAACGTGTCGCGCGAGGACATGCGGTTCATCCTCGTCGACGCCGCGGACAAGATCCTTCCCGAGGTCGGTCCGAAGCTCGGCCAGTACGGCAAGGAGCACCTCGAAGGACGTGGGGTCGAGGTCTACCTCTCCACCTCCATGGACTCCTGCGTCGACGGCCACGTGGTGCTGAAGAACGGCCTCGAGGTCGACTCCAACACCATCGTGTGGACGGCCGGCGTCAAGCCCAACCCGGTGCTCTCCCGCTTCGGTCTGCCGCTGGGTCCCCGTGGTCACGTGGACACGCAGACCACGCTCCAGGTGCAGGGCACGGACTACATCTGGGCCGCCGGCGACAACGCCCAGGTGCCGGACCTCGTCGGCCGCAAGGCCGGCAACGAGAACGCCTGGTGCCCGCCGAACGCGCAGCACGCGCTGCGGCAGGCCCGGGTCCTCGGTGACAACGTGATCTCCGGTATGCGGGGCTTCCCGCAGAAGGAGTACAGCCACGCCAACAAGGGTGCGGTCGCCGGGCTCGGTCTGCACAAGGGCGTCGCGATGATCGTCATGGGCAAGATGAAGATCAAGCTCAAGGGTCGTCTTGCCTGGTACATGCACCGGGGGTACCACGGGCTGGCCATGCCGACGTGGAACCGGAAGATCCGGGTCTTCGCGGACTGGACTCTTGCGATGTTCCTGAAGCGTGAGGTTGTGTCGCTCGGGGCCATGGAGACTCCTCGTGAGGAGTTCTACGAGGCTGCGAAGCCGGCGCCTGCGGCTGCTGCCGCGAAGGCCGAGCCGGCGTCCGCGCCGTCCGCCGCCAAGACCGAGGAGAAGGCCAAGGCCTCCTGA
- a CDS encoding Ppx/GppA phosphatase family protein, with translation MTRVAAIDCGTNSIRLLVADADPRTGELVDLDRRMTIVRLGQGVDRTGRLAPDALDRTFAACREYAAIVKEHGAERLRFVATSASRDAENRDEFVRGVLDILGVEPEVISGDQEAEFSFTGATKELTGRDDLAKPYLVVDIGGGSTEFVVGEDHVRAARSVDIGCVRMTERHLVHDGVVSDPPTSEQVEAIRADIEAALDLAEESVPLREARTLVGLAGSVTTISAIAQDLPEYDSEAIHHSRVSYGRVREITERLLSATHAERAAIPSMHPGRVDVIGAGALVLLSIMERIGADEVVVSEHDILDGIAWSVA, from the coding sequence ATGACTCGCGTCGCCGCCATCGACTGCGGTACCAACTCGATCCGCCTGCTCGTCGCGGACGCGGATCCCCGGACGGGCGAACTCGTGGACCTGGACCGACGGATGACGATCGTCCGGCTGGGCCAGGGCGTCGACCGAACGGGCCGCCTCGCCCCGGACGCCCTGGACCGAACCTTCGCGGCCTGCCGCGAATACGCCGCGATCGTCAAGGAACACGGCGCGGAACGCCTCCGCTTCGTGGCAACCTCCGCCTCCCGCGACGCGGAGAACCGCGACGAGTTCGTACGAGGAGTCCTGGACATCCTGGGCGTCGAGCCCGAGGTCATCTCAGGCGACCAGGAGGCGGAGTTCTCGTTCACGGGCGCCACCAAGGAGCTGACAGGTCGCGACGATCTGGCCAAGCCCTACCTGGTGGTGGACATCGGCGGCGGCTCCACGGAGTTCGTGGTGGGCGAGGACCACGTCCGCGCCGCCCGCTCGGTCGACATCGGCTGCGTACGGATGACGGAACGGCACCTCGTGCACGACGGCGTCGTCAGTGACCCGCCGACCTCGGAGCAGGTCGAGGCGATCCGCGCCGACATCGAGGCGGCCCTCGACCTCGCCGAGGAGTCCGTGCCGCTGCGCGAGGCCCGTACGCTCGTCGGGCTCGCCGGATCGGTGACCACGATCTCGGCGATCGCCCAGGACCTCCCGGAGTACGACTCCGAGGCCATCCACCACTCCCGGGTCTCCTACGGCCGGGTCCGCGAGATCACCGAGCGGCTGCTGTCCGCCACCCACGCCGAGCGTGCCGCGATCCCCTCGATGCACCCGGGCCGGGTCGACGTCATCGGCGCCGGCGCCCTCGTACTGCTCTCGATCATGGAGCGGATCGGGGCGGACGAGGTGGTCGTGAGCGAGCACGACATCCTCGACGGGATCGCGTGGTCCGTTGCCTAG
- a CDS encoding DUF501 domain-containing protein, with translation METPPPPTPRTEPTDADVEAFKQQLGRPPRGLRAIAHRCPCGQPDVVETAPRLPDGTPFPTTYYLTCPRAASAIGTLEANGVMKEMTDRLATDPELAAAYRAAHEDYIARRDSIEVLAGFPSAGGMPDRVKCLHVLVAHSLAAGPGVNPLGDEALAMLPEWWRKGACVVPTEV, from the coding sequence ATGGAAACGCCCCCGCCGCCCACCCCCCGCACCGAGCCCACCGACGCGGACGTCGAGGCCTTCAAGCAGCAGCTCGGGCGGCCGCCGCGCGGGTTGCGCGCGATCGCGCACCGCTGTCCGTGCGGGCAGCCGGACGTGGTCGAGACGGCTCCTCGTCTTCCCGACGGGACTCCCTTCCCGACGACGTACTACCTGACGTGTCCCCGGGCGGCCTCCGCCATCGGGACGCTGGAGGCGAACGGCGTCATGAAGGAGATGACGGACCGGCTCGCCACGGATCCGGAGTTGGCGGCCGCGTACCGGGCGGCGCACGAGGACTACATCGCTCGGCGGGACTCCATCGAGGTGCTCGCGGGCTTTCCGAGCGCGGGCGGTATGCCGGACCGGGTGAAGTGCCTCCACGTCCTGGTCGCCCACTCCCTGGCCGCCGGGCCGGGGGTGAACCCCCTGGGCGACGAGGCCCTCGCGATGCTGCCGGAGTGGTGGCGCAAGGGGGCGTGCGTGGTGCCCACCGAGGTGTGA
- a CDS encoding FtsB family cell division protein has product MAVKDRDRFSTSTRLRLLGEQTAARVYRSQTKRQARRSRLTGRAALLALVLCTLVVALAYPIRQYVSQRAEVADLQREREEARLRVEQLRDLKARWQDDAYAEQRIRERLHYVMPGETGYIVIDPDAAKKTRTDQTAADRAWYANVWDGVDKADAADR; this is encoded by the coding sequence ATGGCCGTGAAGGACCGCGACCGGTTCTCCACCTCGACCAGGCTGCGGCTGCTCGGTGAGCAGACCGCCGCCCGTGTCTACCGCTCGCAGACCAAGCGGCAGGCCCGCCGCTCACGGCTGACCGGCCGGGCGGCACTCCTCGCCCTCGTCCTGTGCACGCTCGTGGTGGCCCTCGCCTATCCCATAAGGCAGTACGTCTCCCAGCGCGCCGAGGTCGCCGACCTCCAGCGCGAGCGGGAGGAGGCCCGCCTGAGGGTCGAGCAGCTGCGCGACCTCAAGGCGCGGTGGCAGGACGACGCGTACGCCGAGCAGCGCATCCGGGAGCGGCTCCACTACGTGATGCCGGGCGAGACCGGCTACATCGTGATCGACCCCGACGCGGCGAAGAAGACGCGTACGGATCAGACGGCGGCCGACCGGGCCTGGTACGCCAACGTCTGGGACGGCGTCGACAAGGCAGACGCCGCCGACAGGTGA
- the eno gene encoding phosphopyruvate hydratase, with protein sequence MPSIDVVVAREILDSRGNPTVEVEVGLDDGSTGRAAVPSGASTGAFEAVELRDGDPNRYLGKGVEKAVLAVIEQLGPELVGYDATEQRLIDQAMIDLDATDNKGSLGANAILGVSLAVAHAASEASDLPLFRYLGGPNAHLLPVPMMNILNGGSHADSNVDIQEFMIAPIGAESFSEAVRWGAEVYHTLKKVLKSRGLSTGLGDEGGFAPNLGSNREALDLILDAIKEAGYIPGQQVALALDVAASEFYKDGKYLFEGKERSAAEMTEYYEELVAAYPLVSIEDPLYEDDWAGWNVITEKLGDKVQIVGDDLFVTNPERLARGIEEGSANALLVKVNQIGSLTETLDAVEMAQRNGFKCMMSHRSGETEDVTIADLAVAVNCGQIKTGAPARSDRVAKYNQLLRIEEILDDAAVYAGRSAFPRFKG encoded by the coding sequence GTGCCGTCCATCGACGTCGTCGTAGCCCGGGAAATCCTGGACTCCCGAGGCAACCCCACGGTCGAGGTCGAGGTCGGCCTCGACGACGGCAGCACGGGTCGTGCCGCCGTTCCGTCCGGCGCCTCCACAGGTGCCTTCGAGGCTGTTGAGCTCCGTGACGGAGACCCCAACCGCTACCTCGGCAAGGGTGTCGAGAAGGCCGTCCTCGCCGTCATCGAGCAGCTCGGCCCGGAGCTCGTCGGCTACGACGCCACCGAGCAGCGCCTCATCGACCAGGCCATGATCGACCTGGACGCCACCGACAACAAGGGCTCGCTCGGCGCCAACGCCATCCTCGGCGTCTCCCTCGCCGTCGCCCACGCCGCGTCCGAGGCGTCCGACCTCCCCCTCTTCCGCTACCTGGGCGGACCGAACGCGCACCTGCTGCCGGTCCCGATGATGAACATCCTCAACGGTGGGTCGCACGCCGACTCCAACGTCGACATCCAGGAGTTCATGATCGCCCCGATCGGCGCGGAGTCCTTCTCCGAGGCCGTGCGCTGGGGCGCCGAGGTCTACCACACCCTCAAGAAGGTCCTGAAGAGCCGCGGCCTGTCCACCGGCCTCGGCGACGAGGGCGGCTTCGCCCCGAACCTCGGCTCCAACCGCGAGGCCCTGGACCTGATCCTCGACGCGATCAAGGAGGCCGGTTACATCCCCGGCCAGCAGGTCGCCCTCGCGCTCGACGTCGCCGCCTCCGAGTTCTACAAGGACGGCAAGTACCTCTTCGAGGGCAAGGAGCGCTCCGCCGCCGAGATGACGGAGTACTACGAGGAGCTCGTCGCGGCCTACCCGCTCGTCTCCATCGAGGACCCGCTGTACGAGGACGACTGGGCCGGCTGGAACGTCATCACCGAGAAGCTGGGCGACAAGGTCCAGATCGTCGGCGACGACCTCTTCGTCACCAACCCGGAGCGCCTCGCCCGCGGCATCGAGGAGGGCTCCGCCAACGCCCTGCTCGTCAAGGTCAACCAGATCGGCTCGCTGACCGAGACCCTGGACGCCGTCGAGATGGCCCAGCGCAACGGCTTCAAGTGCATGATGTCCCACCGCTCCGGCGAGACCGAGGACGTCACGATCGCCGACCTCGCCGTCGCGGTGAACTGCGGTCAGATCAAGACCGGCGCCCCGGCCCGCTCGGACCGCGTCGCCAAGTACAACCAGCTGCTGCGCATCGAGGAGATCCTCGACGACGCGGCGGTGTACGCGGGCCGTTCGGCCTTCCCGCGCTTCAAGGGCTGA